One window of the Macaca thibetana thibetana isolate TM-01 chromosome 1, ASM2454274v1, whole genome shotgun sequence genome contains the following:
- the LOC126936055 gene encoding uncharacterized protein LOC126936055 isoform X38 yields MRLFIQTDCPALEGVRLEALPPPGPKWPLSPFLLAACTPTHLPHTRTPPYTPPAHPPNTYTPVYTPSMPTEHPHTSLPSTHQPTSLHHPLTHLIPVHLLTHAPHTAHLHTSLSSTHPHTSLLSTHPPHTLHTPIAHPPHTHLTPAHLMHPPHTHTPPYTLHTHLSPTHLLTLHTPNSLHTHLSPTHLLTLHTPTSHPHTSLHTHLSPTHLLTLHTPKHLLTHPPLTHTPPYPPLTHTPPYTPTSHPHTSLPSTHLLTHPPHTRTPPCKPTFCCCPTLWGSLWPAGLAGSGVAGDRGGVQADPEGYSSPAQ; encoded by the exons ATGAGGCTGTTCATACAGACGGATTGTCCTGCTTTAGAGGGGGTGAGGCTGGAggcccttcctcctcctggccCAAAGTGGCCACTTAGCCCGTTCCTTTTGGctgcatgcacacccacacaccttCCGCACACCCGGACACCTCCTTACACACCCCCTGCACACCCACCAAACACCTACACACCTGTTTACACACCCTCCATGCCCACTGAACACCCGCACACTTCCTTACCCTCCACACACCAGCCCACCTCCTTAcatcatccactcacccacctcaTACCTGTACACCTCCTTACACACGCTCCACACACTGCACAC CTGCACACCTCCTTATCCTCTACACACCCGCACACCTCCTTACTCTCCACACATCCACCTCACACCCTCCACACACCAATCGCACACCCTCCACACACCCACCTCACACCTGCACACCTTATGCACcctccacacacccacacacctccTTACACACTACACACCCACCTCTCACCCACACACCTCCTTACTCTCCACACACCCAA CTCCTTACACACCCACCTCTCACCCACACACCTCCTTACTCTCCACACACCCACCTCTCACCCACACACCTCCTTACACACCCACCTCTCACCCACACACCTCCTTACCCTCCACACACCCAA ACACCTCCTTACACACCCACCTCTCACCCACACACCTCCTTAC CCACCTCTCACCCACACACCTCCTTACACACCCACCTCTCACCCACACACCTCCTTACCCTCCACACACCTTCTTACACACCCTCCACACACCCGCACACCTCCTTGTAAACCCACCTTTTGCTGCTGCCCTACTCTCTGGGGGTCCCTGTGGCCTGCTGGTCTGGCCGGGTCAGGTGTGGCTGGGGACAGGGGAGGTGTGCAGGCAGATCCTGAAGGCTACTCCTCACCAGCCCAGTAA
- the LOC126936055 gene encoding uncharacterized protein LOC126936055 isoform X18, translating to MRLFIQTDCPALEGVRLEALPPPGPKWPLSPFLLAACTPTHLPHTRTPPYTPPAHPPNTYTPVYTPSMPTEHPHTSLPSTHQPTSLHHPLTHLIPVHLLTHAPHTAHLHTSLSSTHPHTSLLSTHPPHTLHTPIAHPPHTHLTPAHLMHPPHTHTPPYTLHTHLSPTHLLTLHTPNSHTPYTPTSHLPPTHLLTHPPLTHTPPYSPHTHLSPTHLLTHPPLTHTPPYPPHTQLLTHPPLTHTPPYPPLTHTPPYTPTSHPHTSLPSTHLLTHPPHTRTPPCKPTFCCCPTLWGSLWPAGLAGSGVAGDRGGVQADPEGYSSPAQ from the exons ATGAGGCTGTTCATACAGACGGATTGTCCTGCTTTAGAGGGGGTGAGGCTGGAggcccttcctcctcctggccCAAAGTGGCCACTTAGCCCGTTCCTTTTGGctgcatgcacacccacacaccttCCGCACACCCGGACACCTCCTTACACACCCCCTGCACACCCACCAAACACCTACACACCTGTTTACACACCCTCCATGCCCACTGAACACCCGCACACTTCCTTACCCTCCACACACCAGCCCACCTCCTTAcatcatccactcacccacctcaTACCTGTACACCTCCTTACACACGCTCCACACACTGCACAC CTGCACACCTCCTTATCCTCTACACACCCGCACACCTCCTTACTCTCCACACATCCACCTCACACCCTCCACACACCAATCGCACACCCTCCACACACCCACCTCACACCTGCACACCTTATGCACcctccacacacccacacacctccTTACACACTACACACCCACCTCTCACCCACACACCTCCTTACTCTCCACACACCCAACTCCCACACACCTTACACACCCACCTCACACCTCCCACCCACACACCTCCTTACACACCCACCTCTCACCCACACACCTCCTTACTCTCCACACACCCACCTCTCACCCACACACCTCCTTACACACCCACCTCTCACCCACACACCTCCTTACCCTCCACACACCCAA CTCCTTACACACCCACCTCTCACCCACACACCTCCTTAC CCACCTCTCACCCACACACCTCCTTACACACCCACCTCTCACCCACACACCTCCTTACCCTCCACACACCTTCTTACACACCCTCCACACACCCGCACACCTCCTTGTAAACCCACCTTTTGCTGCTGCCCTACTCTCTGGGGGTCCCTGTGGCCTGCTGGTCTGGCCGGGTCAGGTGTGGCTGGGGACAGGGGAGGTGTGCAGGCAGATCCTGAAGGCTACTCCTCACCAGCCCAGTAA
- the LOC126936055 gene encoding uncharacterized protein LOC126936055 isoform X10 has translation MRLFIQTDCPALEGVRLEALPPPGPKWPLSPFLLAACTPTHLPHTRTPPYTPPAHPPNTYTPVYTPSMPTEHPHTSLPSTHQPTSLHHPLTHLIPVHLLTHAPHTAHLHTSLSSTHPHTSLLSTHPPHTLHTPIAHPPHTHLTPAHLMHPPHTHTPPYTLHTHLSPTHLLTLHTPNSHTPYTPTSHLPPTHLLTHPPLTHTPPYSPHTHLSPTHLLTHPPLTHTPPYPPHTQLPHTLHTHLTPPTHTPPYPPLTHTPPYTPTSHPHTSLPSTHLLTHPPHTRTPPCKPTFCCCPTLWGSLWPAGLAGSGVAGDRGGVQADPEGYSSPAQ, from the exons ATGAGGCTGTTCATACAGACGGATTGTCCTGCTTTAGAGGGGGTGAGGCTGGAggcccttcctcctcctggccCAAAGTGGCCACTTAGCCCGTTCCTTTTGGctgcatgcacacccacacaccttCCGCACACCCGGACACCTCCTTACACACCCCCTGCACACCCACCAAACACCTACACACCTGTTTACACACCCTCCATGCCCACTGAACACCCGCACACTTCCTTACCCTCCACACACCAGCCCACCTCCTTAcatcatccactcacccacctcaTACCTGTACACCTCCTTACACACGCTCCACACACTGCACAC CTGCACACCTCCTTATCCTCTACACACCCGCACACCTCCTTACTCTCCACACATCCACCTCACACCCTCCACACACCAATCGCACACCCTCCACACACCCACCTCACACCTGCACACCTTATGCACcctccacacacccacacacctccTTACACACTACACACCCACCTCTCACCCACACACCTCCTTACTCTCCACACACCCAACTCCCACACACCTTACACACCCACCTCACACCTCCCACCCACACACCTCCTTACACACCCACCTCTCACCCACACACCTCCTTACTCTCCACACACCCACCTCTCACCCACACACCTCCTTACACACCCACCTCTCACCCACACACCTCCTTACCCTCCACACACCCAACTCCCACACACCTTACACACCCACCTCACACCTCCCACCCACACACCTCCTTAC CCACCTCTCACCCACACACCTCCTTACACACCCACCTCTCACCCACACACCTCCTTACCCTCCACACACCTTCTTACACACCCTCCACACACCCGCACACCTCCTTGTAAACCCACCTTTTGCTGCTGCCCTACTCTCTGGGGGTCCCTGTGGCCTGCTGGTCTGGCCGGGTCAGGTGTGGCTGGGGACAGGGGAGGTGTGCAGGCAGATCCTGAAGGCTACTCCTCACCAGCCCAGTAA
- the LOC126936055 gene encoding uncharacterized protein LOC126936055 isoform X32, with the protein MRLFIQTDCPALEGVRLEALPPPGPKWPLSPFLLAACTPTHLPHTRTPPYTPPAHPPNTYTPVYTPSMPTEHPHTSLPSTHQPTSLHHPLTHLIPVHLLTHAPHTAHLHTSLSSTHPHTSLLSTHPPHTLHTPIAHPPHTHLTPAHLMHPPHTHTPPYTLHTHLSPTHLLTLHTPNSHTPYTPTSHLPPTHLLTHPPLTHTPPYSPHTHLSPTHLLTHPPLTHTPPYPPLTHTPPYPPLTHTPPYTPTSHPHTSLPSTHLLTHPPHTRTPPCKPTFCCCPTLWGSLWPAGLAGSGVAGDRGGVQADPEGYSSPAQ; encoded by the exons ATGAGGCTGTTCATACAGACGGATTGTCCTGCTTTAGAGGGGGTGAGGCTGGAggcccttcctcctcctggccCAAAGTGGCCACTTAGCCCGTTCCTTTTGGctgcatgcacacccacacaccttCCGCACACCCGGACACCTCCTTACACACCCCCTGCACACCCACCAAACACCTACACACCTGTTTACACACCCTCCATGCCCACTGAACACCCGCACACTTCCTTACCCTCCACACACCAGCCCACCTCCTTAcatcatccactcacccacctcaTACCTGTACACCTCCTTACACACGCTCCACACACTGCACAC CTGCACACCTCCTTATCCTCTACACACCCGCACACCTCCTTACTCTCCACACATCCACCTCACACCCTCCACACACCAATCGCACACCCTCCACACACCCACCTCACACCTGCACACCTTATGCACcctccacacacccacacacctccTTACACACTACACACCCACCTCTCACCCACACACCTCCTTACTCTCCACACACCCAACTCCCACACACCTTACACACCCACCTCACACCTCCCACCCACACACCTCCTTACACACCCACCTCTCACCCACACACCTCCTTACTCTCCACACACCCACCTCTCACCCACACACCTCCTTACACACCCACCTCTCACCCACACACCTCCTTACCC ACCTCTCACCCACACACCTCCTTAC CCACCTCTCACCCACACACCTCCTTACACACCCACCTCTCACCCACACACCTCCTTACCCTCCACACACCTTCTTACACACCCTCCACACACCCGCACACCTCCTTGTAAACCCACCTTTTGCTGCTGCCCTACTCTCTGGGGGTCCCTGTGGCCTGCTGGTCTGGCCGGGTCAGGTGTGGCTGGGGACAGGGGAGGTGTGCAGGCAGATCCTGAAGGCTACTCCTCACCAGCCCAGTAA
- the LOC126936055 gene encoding uncharacterized protein LOC126936055 isoform X43: protein MRLFIQTDCPALEGVRLEALPPPGPKWPLSPFLLAACTPTHLPHTRTPPYTPPAHPPNTYTPVYTPSMPTEHPHTSLPSTHQPTSLHHPLTHLIPVHLLTHAPHTAHLHTSLSSTHPHTSLLSTHPPHTLHTPIAHPPHTHLTPAHLMHPPHTHTPPYTLHTHLSPTHLLTLHTPNSHTPYTPTSHLPPTHLLTHPPLTHTPPYSPHTHLSPTHLLTHPPLTHTPPYTPTSHPHTSLPTSHPHTSLPSTHLLTHPPHTRTPPCKPTFCCCPTLWGSLWPAGLAGSGVAGDRGGVQADPEGYSSPAQ, encoded by the exons ATGAGGCTGTTCATACAGACGGATTGTCCTGCTTTAGAGGGGGTGAGGCTGGAggcccttcctcctcctggccCAAAGTGGCCACTTAGCCCGTTCCTTTTGGctgcatgcacacccacacaccttCCGCACACCCGGACACCTCCTTACACACCCCCTGCACACCCACCAAACACCTACACACCTGTTTACACACCCTCCATGCCCACTGAACACCCGCACACTTCCTTACCCTCCACACACCAGCCCACCTCCTTAcatcatccactcacccacctcaTACCTGTACACCTCCTTACACACGCTCCACACACTGCACAC CTGCACACCTCCTTATCCTCTACACACCCGCACACCTCCTTACTCTCCACACATCCACCTCACACCCTCCACACACCAATCGCACACCCTCCACACACCCACCTCACACCTGCACACCTTATGCACcctccacacacccacacacctccTTACACACTACACACCCACCTCTCACCCACACACCTCCTTACTCTCCACACACCCAACTCCCACACACCTTACACACCCACCTCACACCTCCCACCCACACACCTCCTTACACACCCACCTCTCACCCACACACCTCCTTACTCTCCACACACCCACCTCTCACCCACACACCTCCTTACACACCCACCTCTCACCCACACAC CTCCTTACACACCCACCTCTCACCCACACACCTCCTTAC CCACCTCTCACCCACACACCTCCTTACCCTCCACACACCTTCTTACACACCCTCCACACACCCGCACACCTCCTTGTAAACCCACCTTTTGCTGCTGCCCTACTCTCTGGGGGTCCCTGTGGCCTGCTGGTCTGGCCGGGTCAGGTGTGGCTGGGGACAGGGGAGGTGTGCAGGCAGATCCTGAAGGCTACTCCTCACCAGCCCAGTAA
- the LOC126936055 gene encoding uncharacterized protein LOC126936055 isoform X30 → MRLFIQTDCPALEGVRLEALPPPGPKWPLSPFLLAACTPTHLPHTRTPPYTPPAHPPNTYTPVYTPSMPTEHPHTSLPSTHQPTSLHHPLTHLIPVHLLTHAPHTAHLHTSLSSTHPHTSLLSTHPPHTLHTPIAHPPHTHLTPAHLMHPPHTHTPPYTLHTHLSPTHLLTLHTPNSHTPYTPTSHLPPTHLLTHPPLTHTPPYSPHTHLSPTHLLTHPPLTHTPPYPPLTHTPPYTPTSHPHTSLPTSHPHTSLPSTHLLTHPPHTRTPPCKPTFCCCPTLWGSLWPAGLAGSGVAGDRGGVQADPEGYSSPAQ, encoded by the exons ATGAGGCTGTTCATACAGACGGATTGTCCTGCTTTAGAGGGGGTGAGGCTGGAggcccttcctcctcctggccCAAAGTGGCCACTTAGCCCGTTCCTTTTGGctgcatgcacacccacacaccttCCGCACACCCGGACACCTCCTTACACACCCCCTGCACACCCACCAAACACCTACACACCTGTTTACACACCCTCCATGCCCACTGAACACCCGCACACTTCCTTACCCTCCACACACCAGCCCACCTCCTTAcatcatccactcacccacctcaTACCTGTACACCTCCTTACACACGCTCCACACACTGCACAC CTGCACACCTCCTTATCCTCTACACACCCGCACACCTCCTTACTCTCCACACATCCACCTCACACCCTCCACACACCAATCGCACACCCTCCACACACCCACCTCACACCTGCACACCTTATGCACcctccacacacccacacacctccTTACACACTACACACCCACCTCTCACCCACACACCTCCTTACTCTCCACACACCCAACTCCCACACACCTTACACACCCACCTCACACCTCCCACCCACACACCTCCTTACACACCCACCTCTCACCCACACACCTCCTTACTCTCCACACACCCACCTCTCACCCACACACCTCCTTACACACCCACCTCTCACCCACACACCTCCTTACCC ACCTCTCACCCACACACCTCCTTACACACCCACCTCTCACCCACACACCTCCTTAC CCACCTCTCACCCACACACCTCCTTACCCTCCACACACCTTCTTACACACCCTCCACACACCCGCACACCTCCTTGTAAACCCACCTTTTGCTGCTGCCCTACTCTCTGGGGGTCCCTGTGGCCTGCTGGTCTGGCCGGGTCAGGTGTGGCTGGGGACAGGGGAGGTGTGCAGGCAGATCCTGAAGGCTACTCCTCACCAGCCCAGTAA
- the LOC126936055 gene encoding uncharacterized protein LOC126936055 isoform X29 — MRLFIQTDCPALEGVRLEALPPPGPKWPLSPFLLAACTPTHLPHTRTPPYTPPAHPPNTYTPVYTPSMPTEHPHTSLPSTHQPTSLHHPLTHLIPVHLLTHAPHTAHLHTSLSSTHPHTSLLSTHPPHTLHTPIAHPPHTHLTPAHLMHPPHTHTPPYTLHTHLSPTHLLTLHTPNSHTPYTPTSHLPPTHLLTHPPLTHTPPYSPHTHLSPTHLLTHPPLTHTPPYPPHTQTPPYTPTSHPHTSLPTSHPHTSLPSTHLLTHPPHTRTPPCKPTFCCCPTLWGSLWPAGLAGSGVAGDRGGVQADPEGYSSPAQ; from the exons ATGAGGCTGTTCATACAGACGGATTGTCCTGCTTTAGAGGGGGTGAGGCTGGAggcccttcctcctcctggccCAAAGTGGCCACTTAGCCCGTTCCTTTTGGctgcatgcacacccacacaccttCCGCACACCCGGACACCTCCTTACACACCCCCTGCACACCCACCAAACACCTACACACCTGTTTACACACCCTCCATGCCCACTGAACACCCGCACACTTCCTTACCCTCCACACACCAGCCCACCTCCTTAcatcatccactcacccacctcaTACCTGTACACCTCCTTACACACGCTCCACACACTGCACAC CTGCACACCTCCTTATCCTCTACACACCCGCACACCTCCTTACTCTCCACACATCCACCTCACACCCTCCACACACCAATCGCACACCCTCCACACACCCACCTCACACCTGCACACCTTATGCACcctccacacacccacacacctccTTACACACTACACACCCACCTCTCACCCACACACCTCCTTACTCTCCACACACCCAACTCCCACACACCTTACACACCCACCTCACACCTCCCACCCACACACCTCCTTACACACCCACCTCTCACCCACACACCTCCTTACTCTCCACACACCCACCTCTCACCCACACACCTCCTTACACACCCACCTCTCACCCACACACCTCCTTACCCTCCACACACCCAA ACACCTCCTTACACACCCACCTCTCACCCACACACCTCCTTAC CCACCTCTCACCCACACACCTCCTTACCCTCCACACACCTTCTTACACACCCTCCACACACCCGCACACCTCCTTGTAAACCCACCTTTTGCTGCTGCCCTACTCTCTGGGGGTCCCTGTGGCCTGCTGGTCTGGCCGGGTCAGGTGTGGCTGGGGACAGGGGAGGTGTGCAGGCAGATCCTGAAGGCTACTCCTCACCAGCCCAGTAA
- the LOC126936055 gene encoding uncharacterized protein LOC126936055 isoform X17: MRLFIQTDCPALEGVRLEALPPPGPKWPLSPFLLAACTPTHLPHTRTPPYTPPAHPPNTYTPVYTPSMPTEHPHTSLPSTHQPTSLHHPLTHLIPVHLLTHAPHTAHLHTSLSSTHPHTSLLSTHPPHTLHTPIAHPPHTHLTPAHLMHPPHTHTPPYTLHTHLSPTHLLTLHTPNSLHTHLSPTHLLTLHTPTSHPHTSLHTHLSPTHLLTLHTPNSHTPYTPTSHLPPTHLLTHPPLTHTPPYPPLTHTPPYTPTSHPHTSLPSTHLLTHPPHTRTPPCKPTFCCCPTLWGSLWPAGLAGSGVAGDRGGVQADPEGYSSPAQ, from the exons ATGAGGCTGTTCATACAGACGGATTGTCCTGCTTTAGAGGGGGTGAGGCTGGAggcccttcctcctcctggccCAAAGTGGCCACTTAGCCCGTTCCTTTTGGctgcatgcacacccacacaccttCCGCACACCCGGACACCTCCTTACACACCCCCTGCACACCCACCAAACACCTACACACCTGTTTACACACCCTCCATGCCCACTGAACACCCGCACACTTCCTTACCCTCCACACACCAGCCCACCTCCTTAcatcatccactcacccacctcaTACCTGTACACCTCCTTACACACGCTCCACACACTGCACAC CTGCACACCTCCTTATCCTCTACACACCCGCACACCTCCTTACTCTCCACACATCCACCTCACACCCTCCACACACCAATCGCACACCCTCCACACACCCACCTCACACCTGCACACCTTATGCACcctccacacacccacacacctccTTACACACTACACACCCACCTCTCACCCACACACCTCCTTACTCTCCACACACCCAA CTCCTTACACACCCACCTCTCACCCACACACCTCCTTACTCTCCACACACCCACCTCTCACCCACACACCTCCTTACACACCCACCTCTCACCCACACACCTCCTTACCCTCCACACACCCAACTCCCACACACCTTACACACCCACCTCACACCTCCCACCCACACACCTCCTTACACACCCACCTCTCACCCACACACCTCCTTAC CCACCTCTCACCCACACACCTCCTTACACACCCACCTCTCACCCACACACCTCCTTACCCTCCACACACCTTCTTACACACCCTCCACACACCCGCACACCTCCTTGTAAACCCACCTTTTGCTGCTGCCCTACTCTCTGGGGGTCCCTGTGGCCTGCTGGTCTGGCCGGGTCAGGTGTGGCTGGGGACAGGGGAGGTGTGCAGGCAGATCCTGAAGGCTACTCCTCACCAGCCCAGTAA
- the LOC126936055 gene encoding uncharacterized protein LOC126936055 isoform X11: MRLFIQTDCPALEGVRLEALPPPGPKWPLSPFLLAACTPTHLPHTRTPPYTPPAHPPNTYTPVYTPSMPTEHPHTSLPSTHQPTSLHHPLTHLIPVHLLTHAPHTAHLHTSLSSTHPHTSLLSTHPPHTLHTPIAHPPHTHLTPAHLMHPPHTHTPPYTLHTHLSPTHLLTLHTPNSHTPYTPTSHLPPTHLLTHPPLTHTPPYSPHTHLSPTHLLTHPPLTHTPPYPPHTQLPHTLHTHLTPPTHTPPYTPTSHPHTSLPTSHPHTSLPSTHLLTHPPHTRTPPCKPTFCCCPTLWGSLWPAGLAGSGVAGDRGGVQADPEGYSSPAQ; encoded by the exons ATGAGGCTGTTCATACAGACGGATTGTCCTGCTTTAGAGGGGGTGAGGCTGGAggcccttcctcctcctggccCAAAGTGGCCACTTAGCCCGTTCCTTTTGGctgcatgcacacccacacaccttCCGCACACCCGGACACCTCCTTACACACCCCCTGCACACCCACCAAACACCTACACACCTGTTTACACACCCTCCATGCCCACTGAACACCCGCACACTTCCTTACCCTCCACACACCAGCCCACCTCCTTAcatcatccactcacccacctcaTACCTGTACACCTCCTTACACACGCTCCACACACTGCACAC CTGCACACCTCCTTATCCTCTACACACCCGCACACCTCCTTACTCTCCACACATCCACCTCACACCCTCCACACACCAATCGCACACCCTCCACACACCCACCTCACACCTGCACACCTTATGCACcctccacacacccacacacctccTTACACACTACACACCCACCTCTCACCCACACACCTCCTTACTCTCCACACACCCAACTCCCACACACCTTACACACCCACCTCACACCTCCCACCCACACACCTCCTTACACACCCACCTCTCACCCACACACCTCCTTACTCTCCACACACCCACCTCTCACCCACACACCTCCTTACACACCCACCTCTCACCCACACACCTCCTTACCCTCCACACACCCAACTCCCACACACCTTACACACCCACCTCACACCTCCCACCCACACACCTCCTTACACACCCACCTCTCACCCACACACCTCCTTAC CCACCTCTCACCCACACACCTCCTTACCCTCCACACACCTTCTTACACACCCTCCACACACCCGCACACCTCCTTGTAAACCCACCTTTTGCTGCTGCCCTACTCTCTGGGGGTCCCTGTGGCCTGCTGGTCTGGCCGGGTCAGGTGTGGCTGGGGACAGGGGAGGTGTGCAGGCAGATCCTGAAGGCTACTCCTCACCAGCCCAGTAA
- the LOC126936055 gene encoding uncharacterized protein LOC126936055 isoform X33, with product MRLFIQTDCPALEGVRLEALPPPGPKWPLSPFLLAACTPTHLPHTRTPPYTPPAHPPNTYTPVYTPSMPTEHPHTSLPSTHQPTSLHHPLTHLIPVHLLTHAPHTAHLHTSLSSTHPHTSLLSTHPPHTLHTPIAHPPHTHLTPAHLMHPPHTHTPPYTLHTHLSPTHLLTLHTPNSHTPYTPTSHLPPTHLLTHPPLTHTPPYTPTSHPHTSLPSTHPNTSLHTHLSPTHLLTHPPLTHTPPYTPTSHPHTSLPSTHLLTHPPHTRTPPCKPTFCCCPTLWGSLWPAGLAGSGVAGDRGGVQADPEGYSSPAQ from the exons ATGAGGCTGTTCATACAGACGGATTGTCCTGCTTTAGAGGGGGTGAGGCTGGAggcccttcctcctcctggccCAAAGTGGCCACTTAGCCCGTTCCTTTTGGctgcatgcacacccacacaccttCCGCACACCCGGACACCTCCTTACACACCCCCTGCACACCCACCAAACACCTACACACCTGTTTACACACCCTCCATGCCCACTGAACACCCGCACACTTCCTTACCCTCCACACACCAGCCCACCTCCTTAcatcatccactcacccacctcaTACCTGTACACCTCCTTACACACGCTCCACACACTGCACAC CTGCACACCTCCTTATCCTCTACACACCCGCACACCTCCTTACTCTCCACACATCCACCTCACACCCTCCACACACCAATCGCACACCCTCCACACACCCACCTCACACCTGCACACCTTATGCACcctccacacacccacacacctccTTACACACTACACACCCACCTCTCACCCACACACCTCCTTACTCTCCACACACCCAACTCCCACACACCTTACACACCCACCTCACACCTCCCACCCACACACCTCCTTACACACCCACCTCTCACCCACACAC CTCCTTACACACCCACCTCTCACCCACACACCTCCTTACCCTCCACACACCCAA ACACCTCCTTACACACCCACCTCTCACCCACACACCTCCTTACACACCCACCTCTCACCCACACACCTCCTTACACACCCACCTCTCACCCACACACCTCCTTACCCTCCACACACCTTCTTACACACCCTCCACACACCCGCACACCTCCTTGTAAACCCACCTTTTGCTGCTGCCCTACTCTCTGGGGGTCCCTGTGGCCTGCTGGTCTGGCCGGGTCAGGTGTGGCTGGGGACAGGGGAGGTGTGCAGGCAGATCCTGAAGGCTACTCCTCACCAGCCCAGTAA